Genomic window (Amaranthus tricolor cultivar Red isolate AtriRed21 chromosome 7, ASM2621246v1, whole genome shotgun sequence):
taaaaaaaatataattaacccATCATCTTTTAAGATTAATAAatgtacaatttttttttaaaaaggtacaattttaaattaatccatctaaaacttaattaaaGAAGGATGAAACAAATGTTGAAAAAACTTTATATCAATAATAGcggaaaataaagaaatatacACAGTACGCAATAATATatgatataaaatataataagattttTCTAAATGTAATTTTTGATGCAAAATCACTATATTGGACGACAAAGATAACTctataatccaaaaaaaatccaaatgtCTAAATCTACAAAATTCTCTTTATTGCAAAAAAAAGTTCATTTGATAAGCAAACTCTTTATTGccgtaactctttcgaaaatctggTCGAAACAAGTGTTTATTCACCTATTTTCCGGCACaaatactaaaaaatatatttgacatcgtttttacccatcataacggtaaatttttcaaaaaacgggCGTCGAGATTatccggtcgaaacaagtactaatTCGTTTGTTTTCCGGTACATAGactgaaaaagatatttaacgtcaattttatccatcataacgatatttgtTTGAAATGAAGTTAAACATCATTTTCGGTTTACGTGTCGAGAAATAgacgaataagtacttgtttcgatcgAATTTCCGAAAGAGTTACCCTTAAGGATATTCGCGACgttcgttttttttttgaaatttcgttatgatgggtaaaaatgacattTTTAAGGTCTACGTGTtggaaaataggcgaataagtacttgttcgatcagattttcgaaagagttacctTATGAGAATAATTGCGACGTCAAATgcaaaaatatcgttatgattgGCAAAAGCTATGTTAAAATGCTAAAATACAAGGGTACCATtggtaattaggaaagtcaaaTGCGATTAAGGATGGTCAACGAAAGTCAAAAGTGATTAGTGATGTACAATTGTTATTTAGGCTGGTCAAAAGTCATTTGGGGTTTTCAACAATCACTTGGCCTGAATGACGTATACTTTGATATTTTAGTGacattaattcaaaaaaaaaaaactttaaagttGTAATTCGTAAAATCCTAAACTCAAAGGCTATTattaataagtaaaaattacttagaataatccaaccttttcatgattttcctacaataatcccatctattaattaaccatgaataatcctaactttaTGAGGTGTTTGCATTGAGTAAACTCGGGTAAActgatgacctgctatagtacgtaatttaccaaaaaagaaAACCGAAAATTAAcgtaaaaatagagaaaaattttgaaaatttatataaaagttctaaaaagtaaaaaagaatcagaaattttttaaaattattttttaacaattttttcgacattttattttaatttattttttttaaaaaaataaaacttgctatagttGGTTATCGggtcaagtttactctaggcaaacacctcttaaagttgggattattcatgattaatcaataaataaaattattgtaaaataatCACAAAAAGATTGTATTATGGATAATTTTTCCTACTAATAATTGGGCAAGACTTGCTGTTTTTCATGATAGTTTGTGATCTTTCAATCTTTATCTTCATATAATATACTCAACCAATGACTACTCAACACCAAACCCAACTGCTGTTGCTGCATTTCTTCCACTCAATTTTCCCGTATAGACATAGTAGTATCTTATTCATATTCTCACATCACTACTCACTTGCCCTTTTCTTGTCACAATCAAAAAATCCACTCTCAATATTCTACAATAAACGTGCTCAAAATTCTATAGTAAAGGGTACTTGTATTGATTACTGCTGTTTCATCTTTCTGCATTTGATGAAttgattttaaatgaaattgtgtgaattttattgggttttttgATTTCCAAAATGGTTTCGGCTTATCTTGAATATCCAATTGGAATAGCTTTTCAATCTCATGGgaattgtaaaggttttcaccAACAATTGGACCTCAGATGCTTCACTTATCATTCCAATTATGAGTTGCATAAAGTAAATGTCTATGCATCTCTATCTTCCGGCCTTACTTACAAGGTATAACCATTCCAGGTTTGAGATTCCATCTTTTCCTTGTCTGTATCTAGTTATGTTTATCATTGTATGAATTGGATAATATGAGCGAAAGCAATCCTATTATAATTACTTGCTAGggtaaacatttttttttttgaatccaAGGTATGGCAAACCCCCCTATACGGAATTGGGAAGGGGAATTGATCTTTCAGGGGTAAGTAAAGATGTTAACTTGGTGATTCTTTAGCATGAATGGTGTACACTTTGGTCCTTGAAGAGTTTGTTCTCAGCATTAATACTCTATGTATAGAATTAGAAGAAGTaaagaaactattttttttgaaagagttGGGCAAACTGGTTTCTTCCTACAAACCTTTTTCTTCGGAGATGGGGGAAATTGTCTAATTCCCGTGGGAAATTAAATAATCCATTAAAATTTCTGTTAGTAGGGGATCATAGTGTGTAGAGAGTTTATGGAGAGTTTAGAGAAGTGTTAATGATTGATAATTTTAAtcataatattacaatgtattTATACTATAAAAGAAATACCTAAAATGTTACATAGAATAGAATAAAAGAGATACTAGTTATAAAGATTACATGTATGCATTTGCATAGGGCCTAGAGTTAGAAAGGGCCCTAAAATTAGAAATGCTAGTTAATAGAAGTACACACTTAGAAATTTGTAATTTATgagtagtttttttattatttaagaattatatcATGCGTCTACATTTTTAatgctaattataatatatagggcccatttttgttatttttccaaACACTCGTTTAAGTTCAGAATCAATCCTCCATAAAGAGAACCCGCTTCTTTCAGTTTGCCTAGGGCCTATACAATGCCAGGAACGACACTGATTAATCAAGacatatcttgattgatttcTTGATATTATTTATCTCTATCATTCCCCCTCTAGATGGACGACCAAGAGGAGATGACCAATCTTGAAGAATCATAAGTAGCAATGATGAACATGAGCACAATTGGAGGAGAATGTTTGTCATGTTATGGACTCTTATGGAGGGTGCAGTGGTACTGGTTGGTGGGTAGCGTTAAGGAGTTGCTACAAATGAGGCTGGAGTTGAAGGTTGAAGGTTACATTTGAGTGTTTAAAGGTTTGATTtggaaaataaaacaaaaaagtttataACGAGAAATAAGTTTATTGATCTCGTGTGGTTATAAAATAAATCGAAATGATGCATTAAAATCATCATAATTTCTTCCTTATGAAAGAAAAtagtaaattttttgttttgttttgtttgttttgtttataAAATTGCCATAGGGATAAATGTTTTTGAGCTTACCGCGATCAACATATAGGCGGAGACAACTGAACAACCATTTGCATTGATGGAGGAAGCCTTTCTCTAACCATAACTAAGACCACATTTTTTGTTCTACGCCTTGAATGGCTTAGGTAATTGATTTTTCCACATTCAGGGAGTGCAACTTCTTGTCTTTTTGCTATAAAATAAGCTAACCGAATAACATTTCCCGGGAATTtctacttttaaaatttttgtcagCCATTGATCACTTAGTATGATGTTTTTATGAGTGCTTGTATGATGTAATAGTTCTTTTTTAATTAGAATTTCTTCAATCTACATGTTTCTGACTACTGTATGCAGGCACATGCAGGAAGAACTCAAGCTCTCTCCAACAACGATGACTTTATTTGGGAAGAAATGCCTACACCTATACTTGATATGGTTGAGAACCCCATTAACATGAAAAATTTGTCACCTAAGGTTGAAAAATCATGgtacctttttcttttctatctTTTTTGTTAGTATATTTAAGCCAGAATTATTGGACTAGTTGTTGTTAAGAATAAAGGTGCGAATTGCTTATTAAAGCTCTGGTGCAACAGGAGCTGAAACAATTATCTGATGAAATCCGTGGAGAGCTCTCTCTTATGGTTGCAAAAGGACAAAAAATAGTAAAAGCTAGTCTAGCTGTGGTAGAATTAACTGTTGCAATCCATTATGTTTTTCATGCGCCAATGGACAAGATATTGTGGGATATTGGGGACCAAGTGAGATATCAAACTCTAATTATCTTTGACAGAATTTTATTGCTTGAGTTTTTGTGTTTGCTCCCTTTTGTTTTGGCTCCCTTCATTTCAAGATATTAGAGATGTTGTATTGAGTTCAACATACTTCTTTATTAATACAATTTCCTTTTCTCTGCGAGAAGACGTATGCACATAAGTTACTCACTGGGAGGAGATTCCTTATGAGTACACTGGGACAAAAGAATGGACTTTCTGGTTTCACAAGCCGTTCCGAGAGCGAGTTTGATTCTTTTGGTGCAGCTCATGGATGCAACAGTATATCTGCTGGGCTTGGTAGATCTAACATTTTTCTTCACTAATAATGCTTTACTTGGAAAGAATCATAAGTAGAATAACATGCTTCCAATGTGcatctttgtttaattttagGTTTGGCAGTTGCAAGAGATATTAAGGGAAAGCGTGAGCGTGTAGTTTCTGTTATTAGCAATGAAACAACTACTGCTGGTCAAGTTTATGAGGCAATGAGTAATGCTGGTTACTTGGATTCAAACATGGTGGTAATTTTGAATGATACTCGTCACTCTTTGCATCCCAAGTCAGATGATCATTCCAGGACACCAATTACAGCCCTTTCTAGCTCCTGGAGCAAGGTGCAGTCTAGCAAAACTTTCCGAGAACTCAGAGAAGTTGCTAAAGTAAGCATTCCTTGGTATTCGTTTCCAGAATCCGAGTGCATAATCTTTTTCAATACTTACCATTGTTTGTTCGGCCCTTCGGAAATGAAGTTCATTTGTTCCTTTTTAAATTGCGATTATTTTTTCTCCAGGGTCTTACTAAGAGAGTTGGAAAAGGATTGTACGAGTGGGCTGCCAAAGTTGACGAGTATGCTCGTGGTATGCTGGGTCCTACGGGATCAACTCTCTATGAAGAGTTAGGACTGTATTACATAGGTCCGGTAGATGGGCACAGTGTTGAAGATCTTATATGTGTGCTACAAGAGGTAGCTTCTCTGGATTCCATGGGCCCTGTATTGATTCATGTTATGACAGATGAAAACATTGGGCATCCTAAGAAAACTAGTGAAACAGTGAGAAATCTTGATAAAGGTACTTCACTTTTTTATTCCGCAGTTACCTTTTGATATTCTCCAGAACGAGGTCAACTATGATCATGTGATTTATATTGTGTCAGCAATATTAATTTAGTATAATCTGCGTTTCTGTTAACCGGCTGTGCTATTTGTTAAAATGTCAATGCTGCTGTGTCCAGTTTCCGTATATCAGGTTTGGTTGAACTGATTTTGTCTATGCTGCTGTGTCCTGATTTTGTATTTCCCAGATTCAAGTGATGTTAATTCGGTGATAGCTAGAATTGGACCTCAAACTTACAACCACTACTTTATAGAGGCTTTATCAATGGAGGCAGAGATAGATAACGATATAGTGGCTGTTCATGCAGCAATGAAAATGGAACCTTCAATTGAGTTGTTTCAGGAGAAATTTTCAGATAGGTTTTTTGATGTTGGAATGGCTGAGCAACATGCAGTTACATTTTCTGCTGG
Coding sequences:
- the LOC130817625 gene encoding probable 1-deoxy-D-xylulose-5-phosphate synthase, chloroplastic isoform X1; this encodes MVSAYLEYPIGIAFQSHGNCKGFHQQLDLRCFTYHSNYELHKVNVYASLSSGLTYKAHAGRTQALSNNDDFIWEEMPTPILDMVENPINMKNLSPKELKQLSDEIRGELSLMVAKGQKIVKASLAVVELTVAIHYVFHAPMDKILWDIGDQTYAHKLLTGRRFLMSTLGQKNGLSGFTSRSESEFDSFGAAHGCNSISAGLGLAVARDIKGKRERVVSVISNETTTAGQVYEAMSNAGYLDSNMVVILNDTRHSLHPKSDDHSRTPITALSSSWSKVQSSKTFRELREVAKGLTKRVGKGLYEWAAKVDEYARGMLGPTGSTLYEELGLYYIGPVDGHSVEDLICVLQEVASLDSMGPVLIHVMTDENIGHPKKTSETVRNLDKDSSDVNSVIARIGPQTYNHYFIEALSMEAEIDNDIVAVHAAMKMEPSIELFQEKFSDRFFDVGMAEQHAVTFSAGLACGGLKPFCIIPSAFLQRAFDQVVHDVDRQKVPVRFAITNAGLVGSSGPVCSGSFDVTFMSCLPNMIVMAPSDEFELARMVATAAQIDDQPVCFRFPSGSNIGVDNLMCRTPIEIGKGKVLIEGKDVALLGYGTMVQNCRMAQSLLLKLGIEITVADARFCKPLDINLVRNLCENHAFLITVEEGSIGGFGSHVSQFIALDGKLDGRVKWRPMVLPDTYIEHASPTEQFTRAGLTSQHIAATVLSLLGRTREALLLMC
- the LOC130817625 gene encoding probable 1-deoxy-D-xylulose-5-phosphate synthase, chloroplastic isoform X2; this encodes MPTPILDMVENPINMKNLSPKELKQLSDEIRGELSLMVAKGQKIVKASLAVVELTVAIHYVFHAPMDKILWDIGDQTYAHKLLTGRRFLMSTLGQKNGLSGFTSRSESEFDSFGAAHGCNSISAGLGLAVARDIKGKRERVVSVISNETTTAGQVYEAMSNAGYLDSNMVVILNDTRHSLHPKSDDHSRTPITALSSSWSKVQSSKTFRELREVAKGLTKRVGKGLYEWAAKVDEYARGMLGPTGSTLYEELGLYYIGPVDGHSVEDLICVLQEVASLDSMGPVLIHVMTDENIGHPKKTSETVRNLDKDSSDVNSVIARIGPQTYNHYFIEALSMEAEIDNDIVAVHAAMKMEPSIELFQEKFSDRFFDVGMAEQHAVTFSAGLACGGLKPFCIIPSAFLQRAFDQVVHDVDRQKVPVRFAITNAGLVGSSGPVCSGSFDVTFMSCLPNMIVMAPSDEFELARMVATAAQIDDQPVCFRFPSGSNIGVDNLMCRTPIEIGKGKVLIEGKDVALLGYGTMVQNCRMAQSLLLKLGIEITVADARFCKPLDINLVRNLCENHAFLITVEEGSIGGFGSHVSQFIALDGKLDGRVKWRPMVLPDTYIEHASPTEQFTRAGLTSQHIAATVLSLLGRTREALLLMC
- the LOC130817625 gene encoding probable 1-deoxy-D-xylulose-5-phosphate synthase, chloroplastic isoform X3, producing MELKQLSDEIRGELSLMVAKGQKIVKASLAVVELTVAIHYVFHAPMDKILWDIGDQTYAHKLLTGRRFLMSTLGQKNGLSGFTSRSESEFDSFGAAHGCNSISAGLGLAVARDIKGKRERVVSVISNETTTAGQVYEAMSNAGYLDSNMVVILNDTRHSLHPKSDDHSRTPITALSSSWSKVQSSKTFRELREVAKGLTKRVGKGLYEWAAKVDEYARGMLGPTGSTLYEELGLYYIGPVDGHSVEDLICVLQEVASLDSMGPVLIHVMTDENIGHPKKTSETVRNLDKDSSDVNSVIARIGPQTYNHYFIEALSMEAEIDNDIVAVHAAMKMEPSIELFQEKFSDRFFDVGMAEQHAVTFSAGLACGGLKPFCIIPSAFLQRAFDQVVHDVDRQKVPVRFAITNAGLVGSSGPVCSGSFDVTFMSCLPNMIVMAPSDEFELARMVATAAQIDDQPVCFRFPSGSNIGVDNLMCRTPIEIGKGKVLIEGKDVALLGYGTMVQNCRMAQSLLLKLGIEITVADARFCKPLDINLVRNLCENHAFLITVEEGSIGGFGSHVSQFIALDGKLDGRVKWRPMVLPDTYIEHASPTEQFTRAGLTSQHIAATVLSLLGRTREALLLMC